One region of Bactrocera neohumeralis isolate Rockhampton chromosome 5, APGP_CSIRO_Bneo_wtdbg2-racon-allhic-juicebox.fasta_v2, whole genome shotgun sequence genomic DNA includes:
- the LOC126759286 gene encoding LOW QUALITY PROTEIN: uncharacterized protein LOC126759286 (The sequence of the model RefSeq protein was modified relative to this genomic sequence to represent the inferred CDS: inserted 1 base in 1 codon) — MAARELAGGLPASQQQQLSHISYDSQFSQQPMNRQKYETLMNGTMPIESHLHKHLAEHLNSEIALGTINNLEVAMQWMRSTYFYVRSMQNPSYYGLEENTDKDIIEHKLEKLCLVQIQELQNAGLISRNPQNELDVQTTNYGKLMAKYYLCFETMKLFRQIRGDESFLKMFDLIVRCREFSDFTLRVNEKRLLNALNDTPLRFPRPGRIKTREDKISCLLQAVLGNIPIASPTLAQESLKMLRIGDRIAKCLMEYMRLSEHQAHALHLGRYKALLHTVTIAKCFHAKLWENSEYAAKQLQKIGAVYSAQLVCAGKTTLKSLGATDARTIEAILNKSYPFGDEILQNLQQTFPEYSLQLTRDSQSLVRVCARQVNEAYICHGINALLIVGDSENQLLLFIEDLDSLLLEYGCFMKTIKLPNPDVEQLYAHVIHATLVGADVHETLILNERVMESTIVSNSKKSKKRKQQTGVTAKCNKKVKPNLSKTISTICDTTTNSTLANKNKLSLNLKSFTFSKSKLSNDAIKLKAVKVEQHFAQSKMNCAKYLNITDTTTNEESFNTTYKQSNNNSTLVQSKLTQYFTQRKHIKDKSLTMLTERSADECDTSTAVSHMQDKSEVILDRTLDTTLLKYQRLLKQRDLDFDKLRESQEKQEYERNFIANNNTPSQKTSDTVEITKPGAEECAKLPIYEAEPKNEQKPTVQPSLRATTPELHELSAFLDTQKSRQSNEESQKSKNAECLELSAFLGTQKTRQSNEETQKSKNAECLEILTSCLVADCSILNGTQNSLLLNTQNTRSSSEEVQNNNPVKSTEKPTLRKAPISFLDITKNNEQLSSFFDKPKDKTNNSFDSSVSNSRIFNCGVSNMMQKEFVRCKAMSTNNEKPLDLTRESNYLISPYKKNVKHLKATKSTLMSQHTPNTDTVKSAKVPRGHLKYPEEDIGVLDLSRRSETNLNMSWCDSKAVDEVSAGSITLTSKSSEVPLRNSQKSIENYILCYKVATAYARLSEKERTIENFKTLYKRVWRTSSAIDYITYKLSHSSISHDEEPKAVPVQKAVTRHDIKSAIENSFEKSELPLNMSKKLIVEKQVKNVLNSDNVKPTAPVLRSKFTKIKNNEEKMCPKLSNGSRNPDTSSKFPNRYRLQLNEVNSEAKNAQYINNEVMHLVLNMKCDAIVAEETYQTLPDLITKQXEQNIELNETQSSPSMSFEEYCSYVLQTPTK; from the exons ATGGCTGCTCGTGAGCTGGCTGGTGGACTGCCTGCCAGTCAGCAGCAGCAATTGTCGCATATCAGCTATGATTCCCAATTTAGCCAGCAACCAATGAACCGA caaaaatatgaaactttGATGAATGGCACAATGCCAATCGAATCACATTTACACAAACACCTGGCTGAACATCTCAATTCAGAAATCGCTTTGGGTACCATAAATAATCTGGAAGTAGCCATGCAATGGATGCGTTCCACTTACTTCTACGTGCGATCAATGCAAAATCCCTCATATTATGGATTAGAAGAAAACACCGATAAGGATATTATTGAGCACAAACTGGAAA AGCTGTGTTTAGTGCAAATACAAGAGCTTCAAAATGCTGGTCTCATCTCTAGAAACCCACAAAATGAATTAGATGTGCAGACCACCAATTATGGCAAATTAATGGCTAAATATTACTTATGCTTCGAGACCATGAAGCTTTTTCGGCAG ATTCGAGGCGAtgaatcttttttaaaaatgtttgatctAATTGTGCGCTGCAGAGAATTCAGTGATTTTACACTAAGAGTTAATGAGAAGCGTTTGCTGAACGCGCTAAATGATACGCCATTAAGATTTCCCCGCCCCGGGCGTATCAAAACACGTGAGGATAAAATTTCATG CTTGTTGCAAGCGGTACTTGGAAATATACCGATCGCCTCCCCGACTTTGGCGCaggaatcgttgaaaatgttacGCATCGGTGATCGCATTGCTAAAT GTCTAATGGAGTATATGCGCTTGTCGGAGCATCAAGCGCATGCATTGCATTTGGGCCGCTACAAGGCGTTATTGCATACCGTGACAATCGCGAAATGCTTCCACGCCAAGTTGTGGGAAAACTCGGAGTATGCAGCGAAACAATTGCAGAAAATCGGTGCCGTTTACTCAGCTCAGCTGGTGTGTGCTGGGAAAACTACATTGAAATCATTGGGAGCGACAGACGCGCGCACCATTGAAGCG ATACTGAACAAATCATATCCCTTTGGCGATGAGATATTGCAAAATTTGCAACAAACATTCCCTGAATATTCCCTACAATTGACGCGAGATTCACAAAGTCTGGTGCGCGTCTGTGCGCGACAAGTTAATGAGGCTTACATTTGTCATGGTATAAATGCCTTGCTTATTGTTGGTGATTCCGAGAATCAGCTGCTGCTCTTCATTGAAGATCT CGATTCATTGCTTTTGGAGTACGGTTGTTTtatgaaaacaattaaattaccAAATCCTGATGTTGAGCAGCTGTATGCACATGTAATTCATGCCACATTAG TTGGCGCTGATGTGCACGAGACATTAATTTTAAACGAACGTGTCATGGAATCAACAATTGTATCAAATtcaaaaaagtccaaaaaacgaaaacaacaaacagGGGTAACTgctaaatgcaacaaaaaagtaaaaccaAACTTATCCAAGACTATTAGTACAATTTGCGATACAACGACTAACAGCACattggcaaacaaaaataaactttccttaaatttaaaaagctttactTTTTCGAAATCAAAACTTAGTAACGACGCCATTAAATTGAAGGCAGTTAAAGTGGAACAACACTTTGCACAGAGTAAAATGAATTGCGCAAAGTATCTTAATATAACGGATACTACCACAAATGAAGAATCATTTAATACTACATATAAACAATCCAATAACAATTCAACGCTCGTGCAAAGTAAATTAACGCAATATTTCACACAAAGGAAGCATATAAAGGATAAATCGCTAACTATGCTAACAGAGCGAAGTGCTGATGAATGTGACACTTCAACGGCCGTTAGCCACATGCAAGACAAATCCGAAGTAATACTGGATAGAACGCTAGATACGACTTTGTTAAAATACCAGAGACTTCTAAAGCAACGTGATCtcgatttcgacaaattaaGGGAAAGCCAGGAGAAACAAGAATATGAACGAAATTTTATAGCTAACAATAATACACCAAGTCAAAAAACGTCGGATACAGTAGAAATTACAAAGCCTGGTGCTGAAGAGTGTGCTAAACTACCAATTTACGAAGCAGAACCAAAAAATGAACAGAAACCTACAGTGCAGCCTTCCCTTCGTGCAACAACACCAGAATTACACGAACTTTCTGCGTTCTTGGATACTCAGAAATCAAGGCAATCTAACGAAGAATCACAAAAGTCGAAAAACGCTGAATGTCTTGAACTTTCTGCGTTCTTGGGTACTCAGAAAACAAGGCAATCTAACGAAGAAACACAAAAGTCGAAAAACGCTGAATGTCTTGAAATTTTGACAAGCTGTCTAGTAGCAGATTGTAGTATTTTAAATGGTACACAAAATTCTCTGCTGTTGAATACACAAAACACGAGATCTAGTAGTGAAGAAGTACAAAATAATAACCCCGTTAAAAGCACTGAAAAACCAACACTAAGAAAGGCACCAATTTCATTTCTCGACATTACGAAGAATAATGAACAACTTTCAAGCTTTTTCGACAAGCCaaaagataaaacaaacaatTCGTTCGACTCCTCAGTGTCAAATTCAAGAATATTTAACTGCGGCGTCTCCAATATGATGCAAAAAGAATTTGTCAGATGTAAGGCTATGTCAACTAATAACGAAAAGCCTTTAGATCTAACAAGGGAATCCAATTATTTAATTAGCCCTTATAAAAAGAATGTCAAACATTTAAAAGCTACCAAGTCAACACTAATGTCTCAACATACTCCGAACACAGACACTGTTAAAAGCGCAAAGGTCCCACGCGGTCATCTGAAGTATCCAGAAGAAGACATCGGCGTCCTAGATCTGTCACGCAGGTCTGAAACTAATTTGAATATGTCGTGGTGCGACAGCAAAGCAGTAGACGAAGTGTCTGCTGGTAGCATTACGCTGACCAGCAAAAGTTCCGAAGTTCCACTAAGGAACAGTCAAAAAAGTATTGAGAATTACATACTTTGTTATAAAGTAGCTACCGCTTATGCGCGTCTCAGTGAAAAAGAACGTACAATCGAGAATTTTAAAACCCTTTACAAACGTGTGTGGCGCACCAGTTCCGCTATAGATTATATAACCTATAAATTGAGCCACAGTAGCATTAGTCATGATGAGGAGCCGAAGGCAGTGCCAGTGCAGAAAGCAGTGACCAGACACGATATAAAGAGTGCCATAgaaaattcttttgaaaaaagtgaacTACCCTTGAACATGTCTAAAAAGTTGATTGTGGAAAAACAAGTGAAAAATGTGCTAAATAGTGATAATGTCAAACCAACCGCACCGGTATTACGGtccaaatttacaaaaataaaaaataacgaagAAAAAATGTGCCCGAAACTTTCGAACGGGTCTAGAAATCCAGATACGTCGTCTAAGTTTCCAAATCGTTATCGCTTGCAGTTAAATGAAGTGAATAGTGAAGCGAAGAACGCTCAATATATTAACAATGAGGTGATGCATTTAGTGCTCAACATGAAGTGTGACGCTATTGTCGCTGAAGAAACATATCAAACTCTGCCAGATTTGATTACAAAGC TCGAGCAAAATATAGAACTCAATGAAACGCAAAGTTCGCCGAGTATGTCATTCGAGGAATATTGCAGCTATGTCCTTCAAACACCGACTAAGTAG